A portion of the Oncorhynchus gorbuscha isolate QuinsamMale2020 ecotype Even-year linkage group LG19, OgorEven_v1.0, whole genome shotgun sequence genome contains these proteins:
- the LOC124006480 gene encoding transmembrane protein 196-like: protein MPDRGCNIWSLVVLSVLEMGLGASSIALGVFGIIRVRSVHKLQLGDASPIWSGMCFLICGLCGMVCAKKRSGLIMILFSACCICGLISGILNFQFVRVVAKRPDALPSLYLAIMVLACLGIGVSILFTWLTCRLASSEQQRMYLERELSLHHSHEMSEKELAERSERAASIPQISFNGKSSPPLSLG from the exons ATGCCGGACAGAGGATGTAACATCTGGAGTCTGGTGGTACTGTCGGTGTTAGAGATGGGGCTCGGTGCGTCCAGCATCGCCCTCGGGGTGTTCGGCATCATCCGAGTCCGGTCGGTTCACAAGCTGCAGCTGGGGGATGCCTCTCCTATATGGAGCGGAATGTGT TTTCTCATCTGTGGACTATGTGGGATGGTGTGTGCAAAGAAGAGGTCAGGATTGATT ATGATCCTATTTTCAGCCTGCTGTATCTGTGGGTTGATCAGTGGGATCCTAAACTTCCAGTTTGTGCGTGTGGTGGCAAAGCGTCCCGATGCCCTGCCGTCCCTCTACCTGGCCATCATGGTGCTGGCCTGCCTGGGCATCGGAGTGTCCATCCTGTTTACCTGGCTCACCTGTCGTCTGGCCAGCAGCGAACAGCAGAGGATGTACCTGGAGAGAGAGCTGTCCCTGCACCATTCCCATGAGATGAGTGAAAAG GAGTTGGCTGAGAGATCTGAGAGAGCAGCCAGCATTCCCCAGATCTCCTTCAATGGAAAGTCCTCACCTCCATTGTCATTAGGCTGA
- the LOC124006469 gene encoding metastasis-associated in colon cancer protein 1-like isoform X2, whose translation MAAVRAKSFRRQGSLIRSKSEGTLIDLEDTGTLNINNLNGSSYIINQVTKHSEWPVLQPEVKHGSQTTNPFWNKLSMSNPFLDDILHTNNDKTLSNADLSVQKDEPSTLFDSENFDASSTSSDETNFAHFADTKQKSIRQSGRWRSASDILGDQERKEPKRENGLKLSAGPFLNADFEWLKNDREAYKMAWLSHRQLTRSCLDLGLMSQSPGWAQTQATDSQIVCKIGHSGGSLQLPDSDITAHIPEGHVPAGEVQEVALKAILEPPHGLNNNYMTTVSPLLEVSLSNTSGKESITLEMKMVAEVKKDPISQVMTTFVGLVSNKREGPYQKVKDCYIYKNIMQMNLPDLKSNFYVIVAAEASVIQPPATSVWDYLDRQVTVAVYGPKYIHPSFKVVVVVSCHDNVPPRLPFSDIHRSNRNLPPLVLQLWEKHQFSPERLNDLHIVTSIITSKFEVKAQDKRKEVKQGLLKLGKVIHLPLELAKMGNGEMDSFKLCLQVRDSNSVTVAEFQVSSPAAAPIRSEKRDPMRNKMCQSLSIPEESVPEFPKFWTRPVKVQCYGVALKSVLRQPRVEYLLEYFKGDTVALLSRETVRSVGQSKVKEWYIGFIRGRTGLVHCKNVKLITRDQVIDFNGTDFTTETLLDNMALPFKKLTYIYSDIQTLVTEHILSWRGFADALGYSNLLLDTITRRHAETETEKVACVLEKLKEDCHTENSKKKFQHKLMIGLLKMDSQALVAHLIQNTVILSTAVELGIRWRELAERLGKLSSAQIAAYEAPHRGKSGEVSAVSMWKPAYDFLYSWSQLYGEGYQDMIQDLHLALDKMKSPITRQWRQLTGALIAVNCLEILRVSAFPKP comes from the exons ATGGCAGCTGTCAGAGCAAAGTCATTTCGTCGCCAAGGAAGTCTCATTAGGAGCAAATCTGAAGGGACGTTGATTGATCTAGAGGACACTGGAACGCTGAACATCAACAATTTAAATG GGAGTAGTTACATAATAAATCAAGTGACAAAACATTCAGAGTGGCCTGTGTTGCAGCCGGAGGTCAAACATGGAAGTCAAACCACAAATCCATTCTGGAACAAACTGTCTATGTCCAATCCGTTTTTAGATGACATTTTACACACAAACAATGACAAAACATTAAGCAACGCTGATCTATCAGTACAGAAAGATGAACCTTCGACTCTGTTTGACAGTGAGAACTTTGACGCCAGTAGCACATCTTCGGACGAAACAAACTTTGCCCATTTTGCGGATACGAAGCAAAAGAGCATAAGACAAtcagggagatggaggagtgCCTCGGATATTCTCGGCGACCAGGAGAGAAAGGAACCGAAAAGGGAAAACGGCCTCAAATTGTCAGCAGGCCCATTTCTGAATGCAGAttttgagtggttgaaaaatgaccgGGAGGCTTACAAAATGGCCTGGTTGAGTCACAGGCAGCTAACGAGGTCATGTCTTGACCTAGGCCTGATGAGTCAGAGTCCTGGATGGGCCCAGACCCAAGCCACCGACTCTCAGATAGTCTGCAAGATAGGTCACAGCGGAGGGTCACTACAGTTACCAGACTCTGATATTACCGCCCATATCCCAGAGGGCCATGTTCCTGCTGGGGAGGTTCAGGAGGTTGCACTGAAAGCCATCCTGGAGCCCCCTCACGGGCTGAATAACAACTACATGACAACCGTGAGTCCGCTCCTGGAGGTGAGTCTCAGCAACACGAGCGGAAAGGAATCCATCACGCTGGAAATGAAAATGGTCGCGGAGGTCAAGAAGGATCCGATAAGTCAGGTCATGACCACATTTGTGGGACTAGTGTCCAACAAGAGAGAGGGACCTTATCAGAAAGTCAAGGACTGTTACATTTACAAGAACATCATGCAGATGAATCTTCCAGACTTAAAGTCTAATTTCTATGTTATTGTAGCCGCAGAGGCCTCGGTTATCCAGCCCCCTGCTACATCCGTTTGGGATTACCTGGATCGTCAAGTCACCGTCGCCGTTTATGGCCCAAAGTATATCCATCCATCTTTCAAAGTGGTCGTGGTCGTCTCTTGCCACGATAACGTTCCACCGAGGCTTCCGTTCTCAGATATCCACAGGAGCAACAGAAACTTGCCCCCCCTGGTGCTACAGCTCTGGGAGAAGCACCAGTTTAGCCCAGAGAGACTGAATGACCTACACATTGTGACTTCCATCATAACGTCAAAGTTCGAAGTCAAAGCCCAGGATAAAAGGAAAGAAGTGAAACAAGGGCTACTCAAACTGGGTAAAGTCATTCACCTGCCTCTTGAGCTGGCCAAGATGGGCAATGGGGAGATGGATTCCTTTAAACTATGCCTCCAGGTGAGGGATTCAAACAGTGTCACAGTAGCAGAGTTCCAGGTGTCTTCCCCTGCAGCGGCACCTATTCGCTCTGAAAAGCGAGATCCCATGCGAAACAAAATGTGTCAATCGCTATCTATACCGGAGGAATCCGTCCCAGAGTTCCCCAAATTCTGGACCAGACCTGTGAAGGTGCAGTGTTACGGGGTGGCACTGAAGTCAGTGCTCCGTCAACCGCGAGTGGAGTACCTCCTGGAGTACTTCAAGGGTGACACcgtggctctcctctccagagagacCGTGAGGTCGGTGGGCCAGTCCAAAGTCAAGGAGTGGTACATCGGCTTCATCCGAGGCAGGACCGGCCTGGTCCATTGCAAGAACGTCAAGCTCATCACCCGAGACCAAGTGATCGACTTCAACGGCACTGACTTCACCACCGAGACCCTCTTGGACAACATGGCACTGCCGTTCAAGAAGCTCACCTACATCTACTCAGACATCCAGACACTGGTGACTGAACACATCCTCAGCTGGAGGGGCTTCGCTGATGCCCTGGGCTACTCAAACTTGTTGCTGGACACAATCACACGGAGACATGCTGAAACAGAGACCGAGAAGGTGGCCTGCGTGCTGGAGAAACTGAAGGAGGACTGCCACACTGAGAACAGCAAGAAGAAGTTCCAGCACAAGCTCATGATC GGTCTGTTGAAGATGGACTCTCAGGCTCTAGTGGCTCATCTGATCCAGAACACAGTCATCCTGTCCACAGCGGTGGAGCTGGGTATCAGGTGGAGGGAGCTCGCTGAGAGGCTGGGGAAACTCTCCAGTGCTCAGATCGCTGCTTACGAGGCACCACACCGGGGGAAGAGTGGAGAAGTTAGCGCCGTG TCTATGTGGAAACCTGCCTATGACTTCCTGTACTCATGGAGCCAGCTGTACGGAGAGGGCTACCAGGACATGATCCAGGACCTCCACCTGGCCCTGGACAAGATGAAGAGCCCAATCACCAGACAGTGGAGGCAGCTGACCGGAGCGCTAATCGCAGTCAACTGTCTGGAGATCCTCAGGGTCTCagccttccccaaaccatag
- the LOC124006469 gene encoding metastasis-associated in colon cancer protein 1-like isoform X1, with protein sequence MVNVKMAAVRAKSFRRQGSLIRSKSEGTLIDLEDTGTLNINNLNGSSYIINQVTKHSEWPVLQPEVKHGSQTTNPFWNKLSMSNPFLDDILHTNNDKTLSNADLSVQKDEPSTLFDSENFDASSTSSDETNFAHFADTKQKSIRQSGRWRSASDILGDQERKEPKRENGLKLSAGPFLNADFEWLKNDREAYKMAWLSHRQLTRSCLDLGLMSQSPGWAQTQATDSQIVCKIGHSGGSLQLPDSDITAHIPEGHVPAGEVQEVALKAILEPPHGLNNNYMTTVSPLLEVSLSNTSGKESITLEMKMVAEVKKDPISQVMTTFVGLVSNKREGPYQKVKDCYIYKNIMQMNLPDLKSNFYVIVAAEASVIQPPATSVWDYLDRQVTVAVYGPKYIHPSFKVVVVVSCHDNVPPRLPFSDIHRSNRNLPPLVLQLWEKHQFSPERLNDLHIVTSIITSKFEVKAQDKRKEVKQGLLKLGKVIHLPLELAKMGNGEMDSFKLCLQVRDSNSVTVAEFQVSSPAAAPIRSEKRDPMRNKMCQSLSIPEESVPEFPKFWTRPVKVQCYGVALKSVLRQPRVEYLLEYFKGDTVALLSRETVRSVGQSKVKEWYIGFIRGRTGLVHCKNVKLITRDQVIDFNGTDFTTETLLDNMALPFKKLTYIYSDIQTLVTEHILSWRGFADALGYSNLLLDTITRRHAETETEKVACVLEKLKEDCHTENSKKKFQHKLMIGLLKMDSQALVAHLIQNTVILSTAVELGIRWRELAERLGKLSSAQIAAYEAPHRGKSGEVSAVSMWKPAYDFLYSWSQLYGEGYQDMIQDLHLALDKMKSPITRQWRQLTGALIAVNCLEILRVSAFPKP encoded by the exons ATGGTAA ATGTAAAGATGGCAGCTGTCAGAGCAAAGTCATTTCGTCGCCAAGGAAGTCTCATTAGGAGCAAATCTGAAGGGACGTTGATTGATCTAGAGGACACTGGAACGCTGAACATCAACAATTTAAATG GGAGTAGTTACATAATAAATCAAGTGACAAAACATTCAGAGTGGCCTGTGTTGCAGCCGGAGGTCAAACATGGAAGTCAAACCACAAATCCATTCTGGAACAAACTGTCTATGTCCAATCCGTTTTTAGATGACATTTTACACACAAACAATGACAAAACATTAAGCAACGCTGATCTATCAGTACAGAAAGATGAACCTTCGACTCTGTTTGACAGTGAGAACTTTGACGCCAGTAGCACATCTTCGGACGAAACAAACTTTGCCCATTTTGCGGATACGAAGCAAAAGAGCATAAGACAAtcagggagatggaggagtgCCTCGGATATTCTCGGCGACCAGGAGAGAAAGGAACCGAAAAGGGAAAACGGCCTCAAATTGTCAGCAGGCCCATTTCTGAATGCAGAttttgagtggttgaaaaatgaccgGGAGGCTTACAAAATGGCCTGGTTGAGTCACAGGCAGCTAACGAGGTCATGTCTTGACCTAGGCCTGATGAGTCAGAGTCCTGGATGGGCCCAGACCCAAGCCACCGACTCTCAGATAGTCTGCAAGATAGGTCACAGCGGAGGGTCACTACAGTTACCAGACTCTGATATTACCGCCCATATCCCAGAGGGCCATGTTCCTGCTGGGGAGGTTCAGGAGGTTGCACTGAAAGCCATCCTGGAGCCCCCTCACGGGCTGAATAACAACTACATGACAACCGTGAGTCCGCTCCTGGAGGTGAGTCTCAGCAACACGAGCGGAAAGGAATCCATCACGCTGGAAATGAAAATGGTCGCGGAGGTCAAGAAGGATCCGATAAGTCAGGTCATGACCACATTTGTGGGACTAGTGTCCAACAAGAGAGAGGGACCTTATCAGAAAGTCAAGGACTGTTACATTTACAAGAACATCATGCAGATGAATCTTCCAGACTTAAAGTCTAATTTCTATGTTATTGTAGCCGCAGAGGCCTCGGTTATCCAGCCCCCTGCTACATCCGTTTGGGATTACCTGGATCGTCAAGTCACCGTCGCCGTTTATGGCCCAAAGTATATCCATCCATCTTTCAAAGTGGTCGTGGTCGTCTCTTGCCACGATAACGTTCCACCGAGGCTTCCGTTCTCAGATATCCACAGGAGCAACAGAAACTTGCCCCCCCTGGTGCTACAGCTCTGGGAGAAGCACCAGTTTAGCCCAGAGAGACTGAATGACCTACACATTGTGACTTCCATCATAACGTCAAAGTTCGAAGTCAAAGCCCAGGATAAAAGGAAAGAAGTGAAACAAGGGCTACTCAAACTGGGTAAAGTCATTCACCTGCCTCTTGAGCTGGCCAAGATGGGCAATGGGGAGATGGATTCCTTTAAACTATGCCTCCAGGTGAGGGATTCAAACAGTGTCACAGTAGCAGAGTTCCAGGTGTCTTCCCCTGCAGCGGCACCTATTCGCTCTGAAAAGCGAGATCCCATGCGAAACAAAATGTGTCAATCGCTATCTATACCGGAGGAATCCGTCCCAGAGTTCCCCAAATTCTGGACCAGACCTGTGAAGGTGCAGTGTTACGGGGTGGCACTGAAGTCAGTGCTCCGTCAACCGCGAGTGGAGTACCTCCTGGAGTACTTCAAGGGTGACACcgtggctctcctctccagagagacCGTGAGGTCGGTGGGCCAGTCCAAAGTCAAGGAGTGGTACATCGGCTTCATCCGAGGCAGGACCGGCCTGGTCCATTGCAAGAACGTCAAGCTCATCACCCGAGACCAAGTGATCGACTTCAACGGCACTGACTTCACCACCGAGACCCTCTTGGACAACATGGCACTGCCGTTCAAGAAGCTCACCTACATCTACTCAGACATCCAGACACTGGTGACTGAACACATCCTCAGCTGGAGGGGCTTCGCTGATGCCCTGGGCTACTCAAACTTGTTGCTGGACACAATCACACGGAGACATGCTGAAACAGAGACCGAGAAGGTGGCCTGCGTGCTGGAGAAACTGAAGGAGGACTGCCACACTGAGAACAGCAAGAAGAAGTTCCAGCACAAGCTCATGATC GGTCTGTTGAAGATGGACTCTCAGGCTCTAGTGGCTCATCTGATCCAGAACACAGTCATCCTGTCCACAGCGGTGGAGCTGGGTATCAGGTGGAGGGAGCTCGCTGAGAGGCTGGGGAAACTCTCCAGTGCTCAGATCGCTGCTTACGAGGCACCACACCGGGGGAAGAGTGGAGAAGTTAGCGCCGTG TCTATGTGGAAACCTGCCTATGACTTCCTGTACTCATGGAGCCAGCTGTACGGAGAGGGCTACCAGGACATGATCCAGGACCTCCACCTGGCCCTGGACAAGATGAAGAGCCCAATCACCAGACAGTGGAGGCAGCTGACCGGAGCGCTAATCGCAGTCAACTGTCTGGAGATCCTCAGGGTCTCagccttccccaaaccatag